CGACAAGCTGACAAATTTAGCTATGCAGCTACCCTgtaaaatagcaattaaaatccCAGTCGAAATTCAACATTACTAGTACCCAATAAGCActcaaaatcaaagaaaacaaaagtctaattttctcaatttagaaacaactaacattaaaaaaaaatcaccaaatttATTAACAAGTGAAGGGGTTCGAAGAATGACCTGGAAGATGACGATAACAAGAAGGGCAATAAGAATGAAGAAGGCTATCAGCCAAACAAAAAGATCTCCCATGCTCCTTCCTTACCCTCCCTGCTCTAATGTTTtactctctctcctccctcaaGTACTCTGCTTCGTTGGCTCAAGAAAGAGGTAGAGATGGGTGCTTGTTAATCACTCTGGCACGCACGGGGGCTTTGGTTTTCCTTCTGTCCGAAATGCCACAATTCTTTTCTTGTTCGGTTTTCCTTTGATTTAGATAGTTAAGGATTCAAAGTTATGAGTTAAGATAATTACCTAAAACCCCATGCTGTCCACGTCGCATGTACATGAGCTCAGACTTTAAAGTTTCCACAGAGGATAAGGtgttctgttttgttttctttctttttgttagataaaatttttttttcccaacgaGAGGTGAATTTGTtctctttttgtattttaatagcTATATTCTTTCTGGATTAATCTTAAACTTTCCATGCGCCAAATTAAATTCCATAGTGAGATGGAATGAACAAACAACAGATTTACTTGTAAATCTCAATtagtttcttaaattttttttgttcttgtataATTGACTGGTTTAATTAATAGATTACTAGTTTTATCACTCACACTATAACATGAgtatgattttttaagttaatttcaaacataatagaaaaatatgttaatagtataaatacatttttaaatatcatgaataagaatttccaacaaattaatttaagactcacaacaatttatataaattatatgatatgtaaaatttagatttttataattttagacatactttttaatttgactattagattgaattgaaactttactaaatatttttgacatattatttattataggtTAAAATTTGAGGACAATTGAAACTCCAGAaggtttcaaaaataaaaaggtaatgATAAATCGGtacaataaatcaaaattaagaagGGGACATTATAAGGGCAGGGAGAAGGtaaaattctatttaaaatGGGTTGTCTTGGTTGAATTTTCCTAAAGCCATCGTAGCtttatttcttcatcttttcttaaaaaaaatataagagagaAACACATGAAAATTGTTAGTTTAGGGAGTGTTGAGTTGATtttaaggccttgtttgtttcccggaaagtagtttccgggaaaccattttccaaactttcctgtgtttgtttgtcattaggaaagttggtcagcggaaaacactttctggtcaacggaaaacactttccggtcaacggaaaacactttctagtcaacggaaaatactttccggtcaacggaaaacactttccagtcaattttagtcaaaaaaaatttgacttggttttcaggaaagtgttttccttttagctgtgtttgttttccggaaagtggtttccgggaaatcactttccaaactttcttgtgtttgttttccagaaagtggtttccggaaaatcactttccaaactttcttgtgtttgtttgccagtaggaaagttggtcaatggaaaacactttccagtaaaaggaaaatttggcttggttttctggaaagtgttttcctgaaaaatttgaggggaaaacactttccggaagttgtgaaaaatttagaaatatcattatttgctgattatatcaaatttgatcctcaaacttttgattgctacatatattttgttttgaatatttatttttcaatttcatctcttaaaattttatttttatattaactttggtccttatttttataattgctatttgctttttccttatcatttttttattgaaattttttatttatcaaatttgatcctcattttttttattgttacttattttatttgaaataatttatgaaatgttgattattattattttaatttctttattttttattatttttttaattttttagatttgatccctattattttgattattatttgttttattttagataatttatgaaattatatatttttttttcaatttcattctcatataactttttaatttgtaaaatttgttcctcattattttaataaacttgagaaaaataaaatattaataagttattttccagctcattttccatgacataaccaaacactggaaagtgttttccagttcattttccataacactaccaaacatcggaaaatactttcccggaattcactttccaggaattcactttccccggaattcactttccaaaaggaattcactttcctgcaaacaaacggagcctaagagAGAATACATGATCTAAGTGGTTTAAAAAGGggagaaaaatcaagttttgggATGGTGAACTTAGTGAGAAAAagtgatgaattaaaaaaaaatgaaaggaaagttTTAGCAAATCTTCCTAATTCTTCTTGATTATATTTAAAAGAGTAAGCTCACCTCTTTTCCTCCATTTATATATAAGTTTGGTGtgattttgttgaaagattaaaaCGAGTTGTGAATAAATTAGGGTTTGATGAACTCATTATGATGAGCGTAATATTTTTGCATAGAATTAATGTTTCAATATGAAATATTGTTGTTTAGtgttaaaatttatagaaagaTTTAAAACAATCCATGGAATCTTGAATGAGAAGGTTAGGCCAATGAGTATAAAAAAggatcatgtttattttgatgtaaaatggttaaataaaacttgtttggagaaattataaaaagaaacacatGTCTTTTTAGAAGGGTTTCAGCCAAAAAGACTAAAGGAAAGGGTTTGATTTATGATAATTAAGTTGATGTGTTTTAATGTCTCGTAGTTGATTTGTGTTACAATTAatattagaattgaaaaaaaatcaataaaaaagaacttgGTTTTTAGCCCAAACCCTTATTTTTTAGCCAAGAAAATACATTTAATTGAAGTTGATTAATCATCTATAGAAATGAAGGCTAATGATACCAAAATTATTGGTATCGCTATTAGTGGAAAAggaaatatattgaattgaacTTAATTAGTTGTTCATGAGAATGAAAGATAATGATACTAAGGTGATTGGTATCGACATATTCTTGATTAGTAATTCACAagataaaaactaataatatcaatttaGCTAATACTGGTATTATTGTGCTACTCACGTGGATAGAGGTTAAAGATTTGATTTCCAAGAAAGGATAAGAAAAAGTTTAATGGAGTGTTGAGAATAAGtcataataataacaagttacATGTTGGTTAACTATTTAAATTATAGTATTCAGGTTTAGATTTAAATTTGGACCATGGATATTTGATTAGGTTTAGGTATAAAAATCCATACACATTCAGCTTTAGATTGGGTTTGAAtagttaattttatagttttgaaacccgacccggtcaaGTAATCAAGTCAtgggtcagatgggttgaccgtggttaacccgggtcaacccaaaaaaaacctataaaaacatCGTTCTTTGACGTCTCTCTTCTTCTGTCTTCTTATTCTTTAATTCCTTCTTCAATGCACTACAAGAGTAGCAACATACCTAAAAGCCATAATCAATCCATCACTAAGATGGGGTTGTTGCTTTCCCACTACGCGGAGCCCCAAGTGTTAGTGGTTTATCATTGGGTCAATAATACTAATCCCTCTTTTTGTGCTCCTAGggcaggaaaaagaaaagaaaacgcgAAGCAATTTACACTTGTCTCCATCAAGATGAGCTGCAATACTTCCTCTTCATTTCCTAATCCTTCGATCATTAGCATCTCGAGTGCCAATGAATGCCTTTGCTTTCGCTTGATTCAAACCATTTCTGTCAAGCCTCTCTAGACTAAAGGGTGAAGCGGCTCTATATAAGGAGAGGGGTAAAAGGCCAGAGGCCATAGAAAACAGAGAGTaaaagaaggagattcaaaccTTTTGGGTTTCAAAGAGTTGAGTTAATTAGGCttgtaaattataaatgatATTGCTTCGTTCTTCTTCACTCTTCAGTCTTCAGtgttttggccttttaaaaggccaaaacgacATTGTTTAATGactgttaatataaaaaaaaaattgatggagtCTCACCTAGGTTTGACTAGGTGGACCGAGTCCCAAGTCGACCGGGTTTCTCCGGGCCAATTTCCAAGCGGGTTTTTGCCTCCACCCAGATCGGTTTCAGGCCGGGGTCGACCTGGTCCCGAATTGACCTGCCGagccggtccgggttttaaaactctaGTAAATTTAGGCTTCAACATGGATAGTAGAAAACCAGATTCATGGATATTCAATTCCATCCAAAaagaatttgcaagaaaattaagGATGAAAAAAGGGATCTTGATTTATGTTAGAGCCATGTAAATAATGTGATGCTATTGAACTCTAACAAAGACAGGATCTTGGTGTCATTTCCAGCAAACCAAGACCTTCCAAGGCTGAAGCGTCCTTCTCACAACTTTGCCAAATTTGCTAGCAAAGAATTCCGGAAATAAGAATGGAGGGCATGGAATTGgtggtgttggtggtggtggtgggttgGCTCTCCCAGAAACTGTCTCTGTAATGGAAGAAGCCGAGCCTCCATTACTTCTAcgattgctgctgctgcttccgAGATAGAAGCTTCTGCTACCAACATCCCTAGaaagttataaaattaaaaaaacaaaaagcaactTGTAAATATTAAGATTGTTGTACGAATCGAGCAACAAAATCAAGGCGTGTTAgctgaataaaaaagaaatcagcaAAACAACACTATCCCTTGGTGAATGACAAGGAACACCTAATCACTGAAATCctaagaaaaatgcaaaatcatAATTGCTAATAAATAGATGAAAAGTCCAAAGCTTGACTTACTTTGAAGGCTGAAAGAGGAATGATGCAATTCACATGTTGATGCTGCATTCTTATCAAGTTTTAGGGTTCGCCCTTCTTCACTGTACTTGTCTACCACAAGCTTAATTGTGTCCTCTACATTAGATCCCAGTTTAACCATGGCCCTTAACTGGCCCTGGACTCCCTTCTACTGTTACAGGAATCGCTACTTCTGCATCCTTCTTGTATCCCTGCAGTCCAAGTTTTGTATCAATACAGCATAGGCTATTTATGAATGAAATTCTTGAATTCTGTAAAATTGTGTCCAAATTGAGGGTTGATTCACCATACTTTAACGATGTATTAGTAAGGGACTAATTAagtggaaaataaataaatatatctggTACCTGATCAAGACTGGAGCGAGGAGAGAAATTAGTGGGCACGAtcaaagaaggagaagaagcaaGAACATCTGTACAAGTATGAGGCCTAAACAAAACACCACCACGACCACCATCACTCTCGTACAGTAAGATGCTGCTCCTCTGTTTCTGCTGATCAACACTATCTTCAGTACGGCCTCCCCACACCATCATGGGCTCTGAGGACCATCGCTTCAAAAACTTTACAGGCTTGGAGTGCTTCACCGATCGCCATGGTGATGGGGTCGGTCTActtggagatggagatggagatgggTGTGGTGGCCTGATCTTCCGGCCACTGTTCTCCGGAACTCTACGCCGGACATCCCTCTTTGGCATATACgtggtatttatatatatatattgattacgTGCGATTAAAACAGTTATAAAATTACAAGTTTTAGTTATGGTTTTTTACATGAGAGTGGAGAGGTACAGGTTGTGTGAAGATAGTGAGGGAAAGGAAGGTGGAACGTTGGAAAGGTGAGGTAGTTGAAGTGTTTGAGTGACGATGGAGGAAACTTGTATATTACTTGTACTTGCTTGCCTCtgcgttttttttattattattaaactcataaaagaaaggaatagattttgttattttgatgcTGAAAACATGGTAAAGGGCAttcaaaatattgaaaaaagtgTAATTGATCCGCATGGAGGTTAGAAATttatcacatatattatatatcaaaCTCTCAATTTGagtactaaatataaaataacgcACTTCTCTTAGAAAAGCTGATAGAGGTCTCCGGCCCCTCGTGATAGTTACTCTCACCTGAAAAACAAGATTCGCAACAGACATGAAATCTTTCCTAACGGGAAAACGAGAACTAATAACCACTCCCTAATTTCCTAACTGTAACACACCAGAAATCGCTTACAAGCTCTCTGAGATCTTATAATCTATGTTTAAACAATTTTTGCTGCGACTTCTGCATATGTATACAGAGTTTTtaccagaaaagaaaattaaccaaGGGATAAAGAAAACATGGGTATATAATAATGCCGCTGTTCGTGAACCATCCATAAAATGGACATGTTTACAGACATTATATGACCTTGCCATGCTGAGTATGATCCACTGGAAAATAAGAACATCCCAGCCCACAATTTCAGGATAATGAAGCTGGGAAAATATTCATCTTCTCCCAATCAACTTTATCCTTCATATCGGTCCAGAATTTGCCTTTTCCAAGTCAATCTTAGCCTTCATAATATCAGAATTGGCCTCCCTGATGAAGCCTTGAGGCATTTTAAAACTCGAAGCAGATTCATGATAATCGAATTTGCCATCCCAAAACTAGATTTGGAGCAGGGGGGGTCTATGATTTCCGAGGTCTCACGGACTAGCATCTGATCCTTCAATTATGAAAGGGTTACGTTGATTCTATCTAACTACACCCTGATAACTTGGACAGTTTCTTATCTTTCCACAACTTCCTCAATCTCCTGACATCATCCCACCTTCCAGCAGAGGAATGAATGTTGGCAAGAAGAGAATAATAAGCAGTTGCATTAGGCTCCAAATCAAAACAACGCTGAGCTGCAATTTCTCCAAACTCAACATTGTTATGCACGCTGCAGGCAAGCAGCAAAGTCCTCCAAGCCCTGGAATAAGGCTGCATTGGCATACTCTTTATCAACTCACATGCCTCTTGTAATCTTCCAGCTCTCCCTAAAAGAGT
This genomic interval from Populus alba chromosome 1, ASM523922v2, whole genome shotgun sequence contains the following:
- the LOC118036082 gene encoding uncharacterized protein, with the protein product MPKRDVRRRVPENSGRKIRPPHPSPSPSPSRPTPSPWRSVKHSKPVKFLKRWSSEPMMVWGGRTEDSVDQQKQRSSILLYESDGGRGGVLFRPHTCTDVLASSPSLIVPTNFSPRSSLDQGYKKDAEVAIPVTVEGSPGPVKGHG